Proteins from a single region of Strix aluco isolate bStrAlu1 chromosome 5, bStrAlu1.hap1, whole genome shotgun sequence:
- the CYTH4 gene encoding cytohesin-4 encodes MDFCPDGSTDLSEAEEAEIEIIRQHRQELLEDIKKLKEEISEVFAEIEHFQNAQERQEADNNPGEQTSKLSQRDKLLSLGRKKFNMDPAKGIQYLIEHQVLSSDLQEIAKFLHKGEGLNKTAIGDYLGGRDPINIEILQAFVACHQFANLNLVQALRQFLWSFRLPGEAQKIDRMMEAFANWYCKCNPGVFQSTDTCYILSFSIIMLNTSLHNPNVKDKPPFERFVSINRGIDKGGDLPEELLKNLFESIKNEPFSIPEDDGNDLTHTFFNPNREGWLLKLGGRVKTWKRRWFILTDNCLYYFEYTTDKEPLGIIPLENLSVRKVDDPKKPNCFELFNPNCKGQKIKACKTDGDGKVVEGKHQSYKISAATPAERDEWIEAIRTSITQDPFYDLVSARKKKIASRN; translated from the exons ATGGACTTCTGTCCTGATG GGTCAACTGACTTGAGTGAGGCTGAGGAAGCTGAAATAGAGATAATCAGGCAGCACAGACAGGAGCTTTTGGAGGACATTAAG AAGTTGAAGGAAGAGATTTCTGAAGTGTTTGCAGAGATTGAGCACTTCCAAAATGCACAGGAGAGGCAAGAGGCAGACAATAATCCTGGGGAGCAGACCAG CAAACTATCACAGAGGGATAAACTTCTGTCCCTGGGCCGGAAGAAATTCAACATGGACCCTGCAAAG ggGATCCAGTACCTGATTGAGCACCAGGTATTGTCTTCAGACCTGCAAGAGATTGCCAAATTCCTCCACAAGGGTGAAGGCCTGAACAAGACAGCCATTGGGGATTACCTAGGTGGGAG GGACCCCATAAACATTGAGATCCTCCAAGCCTTTGTGGCATGTCACCAGTTTGCCAACCTCAACCTGGTGCAGGCACTGAG acagttCTTATGGAGCTTCCGGCTGCCTGGGGAAGCACAGAAGATTGACCGGATGATGGAGGCCTTTGCCAACTGGTACTGCAAGTGTAACCCGGGAGTATTCCAGTCCACAG ATACCTGTTATATACTGTCCTTCTCTATCATCATGCTTAACACCAGCCTGCATAACCCCAATGTGAAAGACAAACCCCCCTTTGAAAGGTTTGTATCCATCAACAGAGGCATTGACAAGGGAGGGGACCTGCCAGAAGAGCTCTTAAAG AACCTGTTTGAGAGCATAAAGAATGAGCCGTTCTCCATACCAGAGGATGATGGGAATGACCTCACACATACTTTCTTCAACCCTAACCGTGAGGGCTGGCTCCTGAAACTAG GAGGACGTGTGAAAACCTGGAAACGCCGTTGGTTCATTCTGACCGATAACTGCCTGTACTACTTTGAATATACCACG GACAAAGAGCCTCTGGGCATTATCCCCCTGGAGAACTTATCAGTCCGGAAAGTAGATGATCCCAAAAAGCCG AACTGCTTTGAGCTCTTCAATCCCAACTGCAAAGGGCAGAAGATCAAAGCCTGCAAAACGGATGGGGATGGGAAGGTGGTTGAAGGCAAGCATCAGTCCTACAAGATCTCAGCAGCCACACCAGCAGAacgtgatgagtggattgaggcAATACG GACCAGCATCACACAGGATCCTTTCTATGATCTGGTCTCTGCCCGTAAGAAAAAGATTGCCAGCAGAAACTGA